The Oryza glaberrima chromosome 9, OglaRS2, whole genome shotgun sequence genome includes a window with the following:
- the LOC127783657 gene encoding uncharacterized protein LOC127783657 codes for MMDRLVRLHYGGSVVEQSNNGSNFEGMSVKQLIFGGKPSFEEFVCHTKDVLGWSNQSIAIQGRYDVGAGPISHKYMLDLNGELEWNTYVDIVLGSQFKSLEVVASKLDRTDCRDDSFDLNRTLFYDEPNYEAFDDEGAMKSQLVKSLTVEEVIESQGMGVDVNMQKKEAVDANEGRSQESERVEINVELQKEEAVEANKASRLESEGVEVNVELQKEEAIEVNEARSQVVPIVGNHVDDDNELADGSMGGGGEERTTDAQLSSMVRFCFRDKIYTRRECEETLLMNGLSVDFLHEHSEEYDDTQEEEGYEVEYAVDSDDDRPVAKMSQEEREVFEKLVGRNPEVVQFEDVSNSELAVVDGGVTYNGIIDAMGEEPKKDEHIGIDINAMCYIPEDMKFLRCPLICFYAVEWQLIHRVLRQFGLRQPIPKPFPTGLDLHKLDRRKNKKITDWQAHHLHLIERWDNTAANVVPHGVEHNKTYFDEYLAWLLRNYHLFLWPAWTLADIATDPEDVEEMNEYDTHTRAGATVEYGPVRDRVARELMRSTNDAGVALGTPAGSENEVGILRSALQRLKQRSRMLAARLGCRSTDAVDPQPRLTWTQAGETSQQRAKEEGEEEHDEGEEEHEEGEEGDGQSDEEEEEQPEEIGSSQLAGAPQPSQPSQGRPQRKRVPVDRYTPSTSGRRGRH; via the exons ATG ATGGATAGATTAGTACGATTGCACTATGGTGGTTCGGTGGTAGAGCAAAGTAACAATGGTAGCAATTTCGAGGGGATGAGTGTTAAGCAACTTATATTTGGTGGAAAACCTAGTTTTGAGGAGTTTGTTTGTCATACAAAGGATGTGCTGGGGTGGAGCAATCAGTCTATAGCTATACAAGGTAGATATGATGTTGGAGCAGGACCCATTTCACACAAGTACATGCTAGATTTGAATGGGGAGTTGGAGTGGAACACATATGTGGATATAGTGTTGGGCTCCCAATTCAAGTCGCTTGAGGTGGTTGCTTCGAAGCTTGATCGTACTGACTGCAGAGATGATTCTTTTGACCTCAATCGCACACTGTTTTATGATGAACCAAACTATGAAGcatttgatgatgaaggagCTATGAAAAGTCAGTTGGTTAAGTCTTTGACAGTTGAGGAAGTCATAGAATCTCAAGGGATGGGGGTTGATGTTAACATGCAAAAGAAGGAAGCAGTTGATGCAAATGAGGGAAGAAGTCAGGAATCTGAAAGGGTGGAGATAAATGTGGAGTTGCAGAAGGAGGAAGCAGTTGAGGCTAATAAGGCAAGCAGGCTTGAATCAGAAGGGGTGGAGGTAAATGTGGAATTGCAGAAGGAGGAAGCAATAGAGGTGAATGAGGCAAGGAGTCAGGTAGTTCCGATAGTTGGAAATCAtgttgatgatgataatgaattgGCAGATGGATCAATGgggggaggtggagaagagCGTACAACGGATGCTCAATTATCATCCATGGTGCGGTTCTGTTTTCGAGACAAAATATATACTCGAAGGGAGTGTGAGGAGACTTTGTTGATGAATGGATTGAGTGTTGATTTTCTGCACGAACATTCAGAGGAGTATGATGACACACAAGAGGAGGAGGGATATGAGGTTGAGTATGCCGTAGACTCAGATGACGATCGTCCAGTAGCCAAGATGTCTCAGGAAGAAAGGGAGGTGTTTGAGAAATTAGTTGGACGCAATCCAGAGGTTGTTCAGTTCGAGGATGTTAGCAATTCTGAGCTAGCAGTTGTTGATGGAGGAGTAACATACAATGGCATCATCGATGCAATGGGTGAGGAGCCAAAGAAGGATGAGCACATAGGGATCGACATCAACGCCATGTGCTACATACCGGAGGATATGAAGTTTCTTAGGTGCCCCTTGATTTGCTTCTATGCCGTTGAGTGGCAGCTCATCCATCGCGTGCTAAGGCAGTTCGGCTTGCGTCAACCCATACCAAAACCATTCCCGACGGGGCTCGACCTCCACAA GTTGGACCGCAGGAAGAACAAGAAGATTACGGACTGGCAGGCTCATCATCTCCATCTTATTGAGCGGTGGGACAACACAGCAGCTAACGTAGTGCCTCACGGAGTGGAGCACAACAAGACATACTTCGACGAGTACCTAGCTTGGCTCCTGAGGAACTACCACCTTTTCCTTTGGCCGGCATGGACTCTAGCTGACATAGCTACAGATCCCGAGGATGTTGAGGAGATGAACGAGTATGACACCCACACTCGAGCAGGGGCGACGGTCGAGTACGGGCCTGTACGTGACCGAGTG GCACGTGAGCTGATGAGGTCCACGAACGACGCGGGTGTTGCCCTTGGCACACCTGCTGGGTCAGAGAATGAAGTTGGGATACTTCGGAGCGCACTTCAG AGGCTAAAACAACGAAGTCGGATGTTAGCGGCAAGACTTGGTTGTAGGTCCACAGACGCAGTCGACCCACAACCAAGACTAACGTGGACACAGGCCGGAGAAACAAGTCAACAAAGAGCtaaagaggaaggggaggaagaacatgatgaaggggaggaagaacatgaggaaggggaagaaggagatggacAGAGTgacgaagaggaagaggaacaaCCCGAAGAAATCGGGTCATCTCAGCTTGCAGGTGCCCCGCAGCCATCGCAACCTTCCCAGGGTCGCCCGCAGAGAAAGAGGGTACCGGTGGACCGGTACACACCTTCCACTAGTGGCCGGAGGGGTCGGCACTAG
- the LOC127783659 gene encoding uncharacterized protein LOC127783659 isoform X2 — MESLLAASSSLPAAAFSPPSSLSSTSSSPHALRSAVAGAARAVRCSAAKDSILYALEHDEMFNSAEVIQWESGKSINSIAAAQGIRIRRRCRPRYPSEGSGADKAVPRNMLEQIIWDKEVEVSQRKAKKPLQKVIESSQHAPPARDFVGALTAAYSRNVAPALIAEVKKASPSRGVLREDFNPVEIAQSYEKNGAACLSILTDEKHFQGSFENLETVRNSGVKCPLLCKEFVIDIWQIYYARSKGADAILLIAAVLPDLDIKYMLRICKNLGMTALIEVHDERELDRVLKIDGVQLIGINNRSLETFKVDTSNTKTLLEKRGDLIRDKGILVVGESGLFTPDDVAYVQNAGVSAILVGESLVKQENPGQAIAGLYGKDLLH, encoded by the exons ATGGagtccctcctcgccgcctcttcctctctccccgcggccgccttctcgccgccgtcgtccctcTCTtcgacctcctcgtcgccgcacgCCCTACGGTcggccgtcgccggagccgccCGCGCGGTGCGCTGCTCCGCCGCCAAG GATTCGATCCTGTACGCGCTGGAGCACGACGAGATGTTTAACTCGGCGGAGGTGATCCAGTGGGAGAGCGGCAAGTCCATcaactccatcgccgccgcgcagggcatccgcatccgccgccgctgccgcccacgcTACCCCTCCGAGGGCTCCGGCGCCGACAAAGCCGTCCCCCGCAACATGCTCGAGCAGATCATCTGGGACAAAGAGGTCGAGGTGTCCCAG AGGAAGGCGAAGAAGCCGCTGCAGAAGGTGATCGAGTCGAGCCAGCACGCGCCACCGGCCAGGGACTTCGTCGGCGCGCTAACGGCGGCCTACAGCCGCAACGTCGCGCCGGCGCTGATCGCCGAGGTGAAGAAGGCGTCGCCGAGCAGAGGCGTGCTCCGGGAGGACTTCAATCCG GTTGAGATCGCGCAATCCTATGAGAAGAACGGCGCGGCTTGCCTCAGTATCCTGACCGACGAAAAACACTTTCAG GGTAGCTTTGAGAATCTCGAGACCGTTCGCAATTCCGGAGTAAAG TGCCCTCTTCTTTGCAAGGAGTTTGTGATAGATATCTGGCAAATCTATTACGCTCGGTCAAAGGGTGCGGATGCAATTCTGTTGATTGCTGCCGTGTTACCTGATCTCGACATCAAGTACATGCTTCGCATCTGCAAGAACCTCGGAATGACAGCTCTCATAGAG GTTCATGATGAGAGGGAGCTGGATCGTGTGCTCAAAATAGATGGCGTTCAGCTTATCGGCATCAATAACCGAAGTTTAG AGACGTTTAAGGTTGATACTTCAAACACAAAGACCCTGTTGGAGAAACGTGGTGACCTCATAAGGGATAAAGGGATTCTG gtTGTTGGTGAATCTGGTCTTTTCACGCCTGATGATGTTGCATACGTGCAGAATGCTGGTGTTTCTGCA ATTTTGGTAGGAGAGTCCCTGGTGAAACAGGAAAATCCCGGGCAAGCCATTGCTGGACTATATGGAAAGGATCTTTTGCACTGA
- the LOC127783659 gene encoding uncharacterized protein LOC127783659 isoform X1 — protein sequence MESLLAASSSLPAAAFSPPSSLSSTSSSPHALRSAVAGAARAVRCSAAKDSILYALEHDEMFNSAEVIQWESGKSINSIAAAQGIRIRRRCRPRYPSEGSGADKAVPRNMLEQIIWDKEVEVSQRKAKKPLQKVIESSQHAPPARDFVGALTAAYSRNVAPALIAEVKKASPSRGVLREDFNPVEIAQSYEKNGAACLSILTDEKHFQGSFENLETVRNSGVKCPLLCKEFVIDIWQIYYARSKGADAILLIAAVLPDLDIKYMLRICKNLGMTALIEVHDERELDRVLKIDGVQLIGINNRSLETFKVDTSNTKTLLEKRGDLIRDKGILVVGESGLFTPDDVAYVQNAGVSAVSLLITRFQLSWSYMCFKFPAEILYGTSEMD from the exons ATGGagtccctcctcgccgcctcttcctctctccccgcggccgccttctcgccgccgtcgtccctcTCTtcgacctcctcgtcgccgcacgCCCTACGGTcggccgtcgccggagccgccCGCGCGGTGCGCTGCTCCGCCGCCAAG GATTCGATCCTGTACGCGCTGGAGCACGACGAGATGTTTAACTCGGCGGAGGTGATCCAGTGGGAGAGCGGCAAGTCCATcaactccatcgccgccgcgcagggcatccgcatccgccgccgctgccgcccacgcTACCCCTCCGAGGGCTCCGGCGCCGACAAAGCCGTCCCCCGCAACATGCTCGAGCAGATCATCTGGGACAAAGAGGTCGAGGTGTCCCAG AGGAAGGCGAAGAAGCCGCTGCAGAAGGTGATCGAGTCGAGCCAGCACGCGCCACCGGCCAGGGACTTCGTCGGCGCGCTAACGGCGGCCTACAGCCGCAACGTCGCGCCGGCGCTGATCGCCGAGGTGAAGAAGGCGTCGCCGAGCAGAGGCGTGCTCCGGGAGGACTTCAATCCG GTTGAGATCGCGCAATCCTATGAGAAGAACGGCGCGGCTTGCCTCAGTATCCTGACCGACGAAAAACACTTTCAG GGTAGCTTTGAGAATCTCGAGACCGTTCGCAATTCCGGAGTAAAG TGCCCTCTTCTTTGCAAGGAGTTTGTGATAGATATCTGGCAAATCTATTACGCTCGGTCAAAGGGTGCGGATGCAATTCTGTTGATTGCTGCCGTGTTACCTGATCTCGACATCAAGTACATGCTTCGCATCTGCAAGAACCTCGGAATGACAGCTCTCATAGAG GTTCATGATGAGAGGGAGCTGGATCGTGTGCTCAAAATAGATGGCGTTCAGCTTATCGGCATCAATAACCGAAGTTTAG AGACGTTTAAGGTTGATACTTCAAACACAAAGACCCTGTTGGAGAAACGTGGTGACCTCATAAGGGATAAAGGGATTCTG gtTGTTGGTGAATCTGGTCTTTTCACGCCTGATGATGTTGCATACGTGCAGAATGCTGGTGTTTCTGCAGTAAGTTTACTGATTACCCGTTTTCAGCTAAGTTGGTCATACATGTGCTTCAAATTTCCAGCTGAAATATTGTACGGAACGTCTGAAATGGATTAA